One part of the Paenibacillus silvisoli genome encodes these proteins:
- a CDS encoding spore germination protein, which yields MKLSSVIEETERHLQTLFSEQSDFQAKKLIIGEREYRLFYFDTLIDPSSVQDFILKPLLLRPHDPIGDVVAILDYTETEDMEQAVQAIMYGKTVLQRSGECRLYLLGADLKKERSINIPTNERVLRGANEAFIENIDTNLNLMRKLINSTEFVVKTYTLGRLSQTKVAVMYIKSIADSTFVDELDRRLLSIDIDYVEAPGFINELIQDQKFSFFPQQLITERPDRARAYLMEGKVAVATSGSPDAIILPVSFWSFFQSSDDYHIGWILASVFRLLRICCFFITIGLPAAYVSVCAFNPQLLPINFVNTLQSSLKYVTFPPAIEALSMMLLLEILREATIRLASPVGQTIGVVGGIVIGTVVVQSNLVSNTMVIVAALTGLASFIMPSYEMSSAVRLLSYPALLLSSLFGLFGLAFFFMMICVHLCQLSTMGIPYYTPPYVWGAMKDTLFRAPLWSNQGRPADTASRNKTRLRNPRGWKR from the coding sequence GAGTACCGGCTGTTTTACTTCGACACATTGATCGACCCCTCCAGCGTGCAGGATTTTATACTGAAGCCGCTGCTTCTTCGGCCTCATGATCCGATCGGCGATGTCGTGGCGATCCTCGACTATACGGAAACGGAAGATATGGAACAAGCGGTTCAAGCGATCATGTACGGCAAAACGGTGCTTCAACGCAGCGGGGAATGCCGTCTCTATCTGCTCGGCGCGGATTTGAAGAAGGAGCGCTCCATCAATATCCCGACGAATGAGCGGGTGCTGCGAGGCGCGAACGAGGCGTTCATCGAGAATATCGACACGAATCTCAACCTGATGCGCAAGCTGATTAATTCGACGGAGTTCGTTGTCAAAACGTACACGCTTGGCCGGCTTTCGCAAACGAAGGTAGCCGTCATGTACATCAAGTCCATTGCCGATTCAACGTTCGTGGACGAGTTGGATCGCAGACTCCTAAGCATTGACATCGATTACGTCGAAGCGCCGGGCTTTATCAATGAGTTGATCCAGGATCAGAAATTCAGTTTCTTTCCGCAGCAGCTCATAACCGAGCGGCCCGATCGCGCGCGTGCTTATTTGATGGAAGGCAAGGTCGCCGTAGCCACATCGGGCTCGCCGGACGCAATTATTTTGCCGGTTTCATTCTGGTCATTCTTCCAGAGCTCGGACGATTATCATATTGGCTGGATATTAGCTTCGGTCTTTAGGCTGCTCCGGATCTGCTGCTTCTTCATTACGATCGGGCTGCCCGCGGCGTATGTATCCGTCTGTGCCTTCAATCCGCAGCTGCTGCCGATTAATTTCGTCAATACGCTGCAGAGCTCGCTGAAGTACGTTACGTTTCCTCCGGCGATCGAGGCTCTTTCGATGATGCTGCTTCTGGAAATTTTGAGAGAAGCTACGATCCGGTTGGCCAGCCCCGTCGGCCAAACGATCGGCGTCGTCGGCGGTATCGTCATCGGCACGGTCGTCGTCCAATCCAATCTGGTTTCCAATACGATGGTCATCGTGGCTGCCTTAACGGGATTGGCCTCGTTCATCATGCCGTCTTACGAAATGAGCAGCGCCGTACGCTTGCTAAGCTACCCTGCGCTTCTGCTTTCCTCCTTGTTCGGCTTATTCGGGCTGGCGTTCTTCTTCATGATGATCTGCGTGCATCTTTGTCAGCTGAGTACGATGGGCATTCCGTATTATACGCCGCCGTACGTTTGGGGCGCTATGAAGGATACGCTGTTCCGGGCTCCTCTTTGGTCTAATCAGGGAAGGCCAGCCGATACGGCTTCCCGCAATAAAACGAGGCTTCGGAATCCGAGGGGGTGGAAACGATGA
- a CDS encoding GerAB/ArcD/ProY family transporter, which translates to MSKEESVTGRQLFVLVFMAQLGTEVLSLPHAEAGIAGHDTWIAVLLSGLAAQAGILLIWWLGSRYPARNFFAYTSLIVGRPIGLCINFMYGCYYVISGYLLTLVYADILNRWIFVMTPKWLLILMLLIIGSYAATSTLKRMAFISQSFMFLSVIGFLLIGFSGLYGVDLRNLLPVLPNGWYPVFKGTYTAFTAYVGYDVLLYAFPYVQKQNKKKILLAMTSANICTTVYYIAVCMICTTMFGIKQLLVIPEPIVFILKNYQVEILQSIDNLFLVFYACIVTSTTYVYFFMAAKAFQHLRAQGLGKQYVWVWGIAGICFIGGFFLTKRSDMLMLGEKQDMLSVIFLMAMPVILLIISGMRGTRRSSV; encoded by the coding sequence ATGAGCAAGGAGGAATCCGTTACCGGAAGGCAATTATTCGTCTTGGTATTCATGGCGCAGCTCGGGACCGAGGTCTTATCGCTGCCGCATGCCGAGGCCGGTATAGCAGGGCATGACACGTGGATTGCCGTATTGCTGAGCGGACTAGCTGCACAGGCGGGGATTCTGTTAATTTGGTGGCTTGGCAGCCGATATCCGGCCCGGAATTTCTTTGCTTATACTTCGCTAATCGTGGGCAGGCCGATTGGGCTCTGCATCAATTTCATGTATGGATGTTACTATGTTATTTCCGGATACTTGCTAACGTTGGTTTATGCGGATATTTTGAACCGATGGATTTTTGTCATGACGCCCAAATGGCTGCTCATCCTAATGCTGCTCATCATCGGCTCTTATGCGGCAACCTCCACTTTGAAGAGGATGGCGTTCATCTCCCAATCGTTCATGTTTCTATCCGTCATCGGATTTCTTCTCATCGGGTTCAGCGGGCTCTATGGCGTCGATCTCCGAAATCTTCTCCCTGTGCTGCCGAATGGATGGTATCCGGTATTTAAGGGGACCTATACGGCATTTACCGCTTATGTGGGCTACGATGTGCTGCTCTATGCTTTTCCTTACGTGCAGAAACAAAACAAGAAGAAGATCCTTCTGGCCATGACGTCGGCGAACATTTGTACGACCGTGTACTATATCGCGGTTTGCATGATTTGTACGACGATGTTCGGCATCAAGCAGCTATTGGTCATTCCGGAACCGATTGTCTTTATTTTGAAAAACTATCAGGTCGAGATATTGCAGAGCATTGACAACCTGTTTCTTGTTTTTTACGCATGCATCGTTACTTCGACGACCTATGTCTATTTCTTCATGGCCGCTAAAGCGTTTCAGCATCTTCGCGCTCAAGGGCTGGGCAAGCAGTACGTTTGGGTATGGGGGATTGCGGGCATTTGCTTCATTGGGGGATTTTTCTTAACGAAACGAAGCGATATGCTGATGCTGGGAGAGAAGCAGGATATGCTGTCCGTTATCTTTTTAATGGCCATGCCAGTCATCCTGCTCATCATTTCCGGGATGCGAGGAACAAGGAGAAGCAGTGTATGA
- a CDS encoding Ger(x)C family spore germination protein, producing MKRLAIALFFCLLLTGCWDQVQLKKLLFVDVVGLDYVKDTKRLQTSYVISSLREASQGGGKASGLFLQSTGENLYDAVNQSNKEFPGVLNTLETRLYLISTQFAKDQPLDYLNTTSQFTSNPLYAYLAVYDGDLTKLLAKKKIKGLTVSDFLVGILDEEKKRGKIPTNKLLRLILGGAEFMNDFALNRFEPYKDGARLAGTALFRDGKYTGINLNDEETQMAFLLDGVNGKYQLLTGSGGENAHTVLVQNSKRKFHLHTNPNGLQEIDVALKMDLKLIENGTGKSNISNQELKKLEKTMEAELTSKSSEVIGILKRANCDYLQLGHEVAAFHPNLYRKMNWREEYPKLKIKPIVNVRILNTGIVE from the coding sequence ATGAAAAGATTGGCCATTGCCTTATTCTTTTGTCTGCTTCTTACGGGCTGCTGGGATCAAGTTCAGCTCAAGAAACTGTTGTTTGTCGATGTGGTAGGTCTCGACTATGTAAAGGATACGAAACGGCTCCAAACAAGCTATGTCATTTCATCGCTTCGGGAAGCCAGCCAGGGCGGGGGCAAAGCTTCAGGCTTATTCCTTCAATCGACGGGCGAAAACCTCTATGACGCCGTTAATCAATCAAACAAAGAGTTTCCCGGCGTTCTAAACACGCTGGAGACACGATTGTACTTGATATCTACCCAATTTGCCAAAGATCAACCGCTCGACTATCTGAATACCACCAGCCAATTTACGTCGAATCCGCTGTATGCTTATTTGGCGGTATATGACGGCGATCTTACGAAGCTGCTGGCCAAGAAGAAAATTAAGGGACTGACCGTTTCCGATTTTCTGGTCGGCATTCTGGATGAAGAGAAGAAGAGAGGGAAGATCCCGACAAATAAGCTGCTGCGCCTCATTCTTGGAGGTGCGGAATTTATGAATGATTTTGCGCTTAACCGGTTTGAACCGTATAAAGACGGTGCCAGGCTGGCAGGTACGGCCTTGTTCCGGGACGGGAAGTACACCGGCATCAATTTAAATGATGAGGAAACGCAAATGGCATTTCTCCTTGACGGCGTTAACGGCAAATACCAGCTGCTAACCGGCAGCGGCGGCGAAAATGCGCATACGGTTCTCGTGCAAAACTCCAAACGCAAATTCCATCTTCATACGAATCCAAACGGTTTGCAGGAAATCGACGTCGCGCTCAAGATGGATCTCAAGTTAATCGAGAACGGGACCGGTAAGAGCAACATCTCGAATCAGGAGCTAAAGAAACTGGAGAAGACGATGGAAGCCGAACTAACCTCGAAATCGTCCGAGGTTATCGGTATTTTGAAGCGGGCGAATTGTGACTATTTGCAGCTCGGACATGAAGTGGCCGCGTTTCATCCGAATCTATATCGTAAGATGAACTGGCGCGAAGAGTATCCGAAGCTTAAGATTAAACCAATCGTAAACGTGCGGATCTTGAACACGGGGATCGTGGAATAA
- a CDS encoding GyrI-like domain-containing protein yields the protein MVQKEQLAVDLVEVAPFKALAVRTGMTTDKSGTRTAWSKLVASIPLDDNRLAEVPSAFVFIPQDQWDGGVDTLWVGLAVHEFGDVPEDIETLEVRGGLCVSASVNGDEAHMWRVYEAIFAWAEQSNEYEIDRGEGVLGMETVPFEPLNALTVPYSELAAFNFTMLYPVRKK from the coding sequence GTGGTTCAGAAAGAACAGCTTGCAGTCGATTTGGTTGAAGTTGCGCCTTTCAAAGCATTGGCCGTCCGTACGGGGATGACGACAGACAAGAGCGGTACGAGAACGGCTTGGAGCAAGCTCGTAGCAAGCATTCCGCTTGACGACAATCGCTTGGCGGAAGTCCCGTCCGCATTTGTCTTCATTCCGCAGGATCAATGGGACGGCGGTGTCGATACGCTGTGGGTCGGACTGGCCGTTCACGAGTTCGGCGATGTGCCGGAGGACATCGAGACGCTGGAGGTAAGAGGCGGGCTGTGCGTCAGCGCCAGCGTTAACGGCGATGAGGCGCATATGTGGCGCGTGTACGAAGCGATATTCGCTTGGGCGGAGCAGTCGAACGAGTACGAGATCGATCGCGGCGAAGGCGTCCTCGGGATGGAGACCGTTCCATTCGAGCCCCTTAATGCGCTTACGGTCCCTTATTCGGAGCTTGCAGCCTTCAACTTTACGATGCTGTACCCCGTCCGCAAAAAATAA
- a CDS encoding zinc dependent phospholipase C family protein, with protein MPLPLVHLTISEHMFRRKGEEANTAFLLGSISPDAIHMRENTTREHKLKTHFDIKDSNSVEELFQKMRSFIHDAGDGSERMFALGYASHVLTDFLWTHSLYETFTREASDAQHEDLRSLYYAETDQIDYILYRDEPWRAQVWVDLKQCAPCHAPGLLSADEVERWKLRVIGWHDQLEQAPTYEPKYFTEMRVRAFIEETAERLSRLL; from the coding sequence ATGCCGTTGCCTCTAGTTCATCTCACGATCTCAGAACATATGTTTAGACGTAAAGGCGAAGAAGCGAATACTGCTTTTCTATTGGGGAGCATTTCGCCGGACGCCATACATATGAGGGAAAATACGACGCGCGAACACAAGCTGAAAACGCATTTTGATATAAAGGACAGCAATTCCGTGGAGGAGTTGTTTCAAAAGATGCGGTCGTTCATTCACGATGCAGGCGATGGGAGCGAGAGAATGTTCGCGTTAGGCTATGCCTCGCATGTCCTAACCGACTTCCTATGGACGCACTCCTTATACGAAACATTTACTAGAGAAGCTTCTGACGCTCAACATGAGGATTTACGCTCGCTTTATTATGCGGAAACGGATCAAATAGACTACATCTTGTATCGAGATGAACCGTGGCGCGCTCAAGTTTGGGTTGACTTGAAGCAATGCGCGCCATGTCATGCACCTGGTCTGTTGTCGGCAGATGAGGTGGAGCGATGGAAGCTGCGCGTCATTGGTTGGCATGATCAGCTCGAGCAAGCGCCGACTTATGAGCCGAAGTATTTTACGGAGATGCGCGTGCGTGCTTTTATCGAAGAAACCGCAGAGCGGCTGAGCAGACTTTTGTAG
- a CDS encoding peptidoglycan D,D-transpeptidase FtsI family protein yields the protein MQPEQNDKAQATRNRNKFTMRLNMFFGATFLLFSILIVRLAILQFVEGPSLQEQFHKNSTNDVKIPPIRGDILDSKGVPIAYSTSTQSLYYTIQPDLDEEGADALAKRFLQAFDTYGDPAQALSLEEIKKRMDLKHIRNTYSVPRRIKMGLSHDEIAYFAQRRDLFPGVDIMEESVRNYDKDTVAVQLVGYLKRYRGVRETISKYEQIADEDNVKLQYLDDEDVGVDGLEYMYQDILRGQNGIKQYPVNARNHIIGPPETTVPVKGNDLYLTIDKRVQLLTEQAITDHLAFLKQATADPWKEGSDATTGFAVAMEVKTGKVVAMASMPDYDPNVWSGGSISPEDLEAITYFQNNGTIRQAYPPYTDKKERDRHPSSMVPLGSTQKPLSVLIGLNEKLFTTSDRFNDKGVFYFGKEGHQVPIHNSGNHAYGSIDPAGAIAHSSNTFMSSEVGNKLYFKYNGMKGVEVWDSYLKQFGLGVSTESGLPGENKGVIDYFHEAEAASPQSALIRASFGQQAKYTTLQLAQYAAMLGSRGVRMQPQFVDKITDQSGHVLQGFTPKVLGTVEFPSQYWDEIEDGMSQVPVQGFEGFKYPFLRKTGTSEQDVGDRKKVENSVFIALAPADNPVLAVAVVVPDGGFGAYGAAPIARKIFDAYDKYVGLDGVPHP from the coding sequence ATGCAACCGGAACAAAACGACAAAGCCCAAGCAACGAGGAACCGCAACAAATTCACGATGCGATTGAACATGTTTTTCGGAGCTACCTTCCTGCTGTTCAGTATCTTAATTGTGCGTCTCGCGATCCTTCAATTTGTTGAAGGGCCCTCGCTGCAAGAGCAATTTCACAAGAATAGTACCAATGACGTGAAAATTCCGCCGATTCGCGGCGATATTCTCGATTCCAAAGGCGTCCCCATCGCCTATTCAACTTCCACGCAATCGCTGTATTACACGATACAGCCGGATTTGGACGAAGAAGGCGCTGACGCGCTGGCAAAGCGGTTTTTACAAGCCTTTGATACATACGGCGATCCGGCGCAGGCGCTCTCGCTTGAGGAAATCAAGAAGCGGATGGATCTTAAGCATATCCGCAACACCTACTCGGTTCCTAGGCGGATTAAGATGGGCCTATCTCATGATGAGATCGCCTATTTCGCGCAGAGGCGAGACTTGTTTCCCGGCGTGGATATCATGGAAGAGAGCGTCCGCAATTACGATAAGGACACCGTCGCCGTGCAGCTGGTCGGTTACTTGAAACGATACCGCGGCGTCCGCGAAACGATAAGCAAGTATGAACAGATCGCGGACGAAGATAATGTGAAGCTGCAATATTTGGACGACGAGGATGTCGGCGTCGACGGACTTGAATATATGTACCAAGATATACTTCGAGGTCAAAACGGCATCAAGCAATACCCCGTTAATGCGCGCAATCACATCATCGGGCCGCCGGAAACGACCGTCCCCGTGAAAGGCAATGATCTTTACCTGACGATCGACAAAAGAGTCCAGCTGCTGACGGAGCAAGCGATTACGGATCATCTGGCCTTCTTGAAGCAAGCTACAGCCGATCCATGGAAAGAAGGCAGCGATGCCACGACTGGCTTCGCCGTGGCCATGGAAGTGAAAACCGGCAAAGTCGTCGCCATGGCAAGCATGCCGGACTACGATCCGAATGTCTGGTCGGGAGGCTCAATCAGCCCGGAAGATCTCGAAGCCATCACCTATTTCCAAAATAACGGCACGATCAGGCAGGCCTACCCTCCTTACACCGATAAGAAAGAACGGGACAGGCATCCGTCCTCGATGGTGCCGCTCGGTTCGACGCAGAAGCCGCTGTCCGTACTCATCGGACTAAACGAAAAATTGTTCACGACGTCAGATCGATTCAATGACAAAGGCGTGTTTTACTTCGGCAAGGAAGGCCATCAGGTACCTATCCATAATTCCGGCAACCACGCCTATGGCTCCATTGACCCTGCTGGTGCAATCGCGCATTCATCGAATACGTTTATGTCATCCGAGGTTGGGAACAAGCTGTATTTCAAATATAACGGCATGAAAGGCGTTGAGGTTTGGGACAGCTACTTGAAGCAGTTCGGTTTAGGCGTGTCCACCGAGAGCGGTCTTCCCGGCGAAAATAAAGGCGTTATCGACTACTTTCACGAAGCTGAAGCCGCGAGTCCGCAATCCGCGCTAATTCGCGCCTCCTTCGGTCAGCAGGCGAAATACACGACGCTTCAGCTTGCGCAGTATGCCGCCATGCTCGGCAGCCGCGGCGTCCGGATGCAGCCGCAGTTCGTAGACAAAATTACCGATCAAAGCGGACATGTGCTTCAAGGCTTCACGCCGAAAGTGCTCGGAACCGTCGAATTCCCGTCGCAATATTGGGATGAAATCGAAGATGGCATGAGCCAGGTGCCCGTTCAGGGCTTTGAAGGCTTCAAATATCCATTTCTTCGCAAAACGGGAACGTCAGAGCAGGATGTCGGCGACCGCAAGAAGGTCGAGAACTCCGTATTCATCGCGCTCGCGCCAGCAGACAATCCTGTGCTTGCCGTCGCAGTCGTCGTGCCTGACGGCGGCTTCGGGGCTTACGGCGCAGCTCCGATCGCTCGAAAAATCTTTGACGCGTATGACAAATATGTCGGGCTGGACGGCGTCCCTCACCCGTAG
- a CDS encoding PRK06851 family protein has protein sequence MNNNSSHYFARGNTARGAHFLYRYAFQGLDKIFVLTGPAGSGKSTVIRALADQLAEKGQHVQYFHSPLRIEELDGIIATDLKIGVVDGRVCEGISESGAGELVYIDFAEALDNSRIQSEQLEEIEELSGKLTEAYERAYETFLTALKIHDEWEAYYIKNMDFGKADQIAQELIRELYTGHEGDTPTISRHMFFGAATPKGAYDHIQSLTARLERRIFIKGRPGSGKSTLLKKLAAAAEQKGIVVQVFHCGFDPNSLDMLIFPALGTAIFDSTAPHEYFPDRDGDEILDMYPLTIAEGTDEAYEAEINAIKERYSAKMKEATSYLAQAEAIDSQLKAIHVAAADYSKVKAIRLQLAEALNERITV, from the coding sequence TTGAACAACAACTCATCCCACTATTTTGCTAGAGGCAACACAGCGCGCGGAGCCCATTTCTTATATCGTTACGCCTTTCAAGGGCTGGACAAAATTTTCGTATTGACGGGTCCTGCCGGAAGCGGCAAATCGACGGTCATCCGCGCCTTGGCAGACCAGTTAGCGGAGAAGGGTCAGCATGTGCAGTACTTCCACTCCCCTCTTCGGATCGAAGAGCTGGATGGCATTATTGCGACGGATTTGAAAATCGGCGTCGTTGACGGACGTGTATGCGAAGGAATTTCGGAGAGCGGTGCCGGAGAGCTCGTCTATATCGATTTCGCTGAAGCGCTGGACAATAGCCGCATTCAATCGGAGCAGCTTGAAGAGATTGAAGAGCTCAGCGGCAAGCTCACGGAAGCATATGAAAGAGCTTACGAAACATTTTTAACGGCATTAAAGATTCACGACGAATGGGAAGCCTACTATATTAAAAACATGGACTTCGGCAAAGCCGATCAAATCGCGCAAGAGCTGATCCGCGAGCTTTATACGGGCCATGAAGGCGACACCCCAACCATTTCACGGCATATGTTCTTTGGGGCTGCGACGCCTAAAGGCGCATACGACCATATTCAAAGCTTGACGGCCCGGCTGGAAAGACGGATTTTCATTAAAGGAAGACCGGGCTCGGGCAAATCGACGCTGCTCAAAAAGCTGGCCGCCGCTGCCGAGCAGAAAGGCATTGTCGTGCAAGTGTTCCACTGCGGCTTCGATCCGAACAGCCTGGATATGCTGATCTTCCCTGCGCTCGGCACCGCCATCTTCGACAGCACGGCTCCGCATGAATACTTCCCGGATCGTGACGGCGACGAAATTTTGGATATGTATCCGCTCACCATCGCAGAGGGTACGGACGAAGCGTACGAAGCGGAAATTAATGCGATTAAAGAGCGTTACTCGGCGAAAATGAAGGAAGCAACCTCTTACTTGGCTCAAGCTGAAGCGATCGATTCCCAATTGAAAGCAATCCATGTAGCGGCAGCGGATTATTCGAAGGTAAAGGCCATTAGACTCCAGCTCGCTGAAGCGTTGAACGAACGGATCACGGTATAA
- a CDS encoding assimilatory sulfite reductase (NADPH) flavoprotein subunit, giving the protein MLQVTNSPFGQEQVELLNRLLPTLTEGQKIWLSGYLSAALQIAGAPAGTAAAAPQAAQTVSAPSVSKDVTVLFGSQTGNSHKLAKKLAGKLQDQGLQVTLSSMIDFKPNALKKVENLLLLVSTHGEGDPPDNAISFYEFLHSKRAPQLNDMTFSVLALGDTSYEFFCKTGKDFDERLEELGAKRIAPRVDCDVDFDDAAEQWFSSVLASLGQAAAAAPALTAEAPNATQAAASTEYSRSNPFQAVVLENLNLNGRGSDRETRHLEISLEGSGIHYEPGDSVGIYPQNHPRLVDELIDAMGWQSDELVAIPKQAEPSKLKDALTSHYEITVLTKSLIEQLAALAPDSGLSDLLAEGKEQKLRAYCKGRDLLDLVQDFDLKGVPAGAFTALLRKLPPRLYSISSSAQAYPEEVHLTIRKVHYENEGRVRYGVASTYVSERLEPGQTLPIFVQDNPNFKLPADSDTPIIMIGPGTGVAPFRAFLGEREELGAEGKTWLFYGDQHFSSDFLYQVEWQRWLKDGVLTRMDVAFSRDTDQKVYVQHRMLENSKEVYQWLEEGAVVYICGDEKRMAHDVHAALLTILKQEGGLNDEDAAAYLSKLQQEKRYQRDVY; this is encoded by the coding sequence ATGCTGCAAGTAACGAACAGTCCGTTCGGGCAAGAGCAAGTGGAGCTGCTGAACCGCTTGCTGCCGACGTTGACAGAGGGGCAGAAAATTTGGTTAAGCGGTTATTTGTCCGCCGCATTACAGATCGCGGGTGCACCGGCTGGAACGGCCGCGGCCGCACCGCAAGCAGCGCAAACAGTAAGCGCGCCGTCCGTTTCCAAGGACGTGACCGTATTGTTCGGTTCGCAGACCGGCAACAGCCATAAGCTGGCGAAGAAGCTGGCCGGCAAACTGCAGGATCAAGGCTTGCAGGTTACGCTATCATCGATGATCGACTTCAAACCGAACGCGCTCAAAAAAGTGGAGAACCTGCTCCTGCTGGTGAGCACCCACGGCGAAGGGGATCCGCCGGATAATGCCATTTCGTTCTATGAATTTTTGCACAGCAAGAGAGCGCCTCAGTTGAACGACATGACCTTCTCGGTATTGGCGCTCGGGGATACGTCCTACGAGTTCTTCTGCAAGACGGGCAAGGACTTTGACGAGCGGCTAGAGGAGCTTGGAGCGAAACGGATTGCGCCGCGCGTGGACTGCGATGTGGACTTCGACGATGCAGCCGAGCAGTGGTTCTCCAGTGTGCTGGCTTCACTCGGTCAGGCAGCGGCAGCAGCTCCGGCGCTGACAGCCGAAGCACCGAATGCCACCCAAGCCGCGGCAAGCACGGAATATTCCAGATCGAATCCGTTCCAAGCGGTCGTATTGGAAAATTTGAATTTAAACGGGCGCGGCTCTGATCGGGAAACGCGCCATTTGGAAATATCGCTTGAAGGCTCCGGTATTCACTATGAACCGGGCGACAGCGTGGGCATCTATCCGCAAAATCATCCGCGTCTCGTCGACGAGCTGATTGATGCGATGGGCTGGCAGTCCGATGAGCTTGTTGCGATTCCGAAACAAGCCGAGCCGAGCAAGCTGAAGGATGCGCTGACTAGCCACTATGAGATCACGGTGCTGACGAAGTCCTTGATCGAACAGCTTGCAGCGTTAGCTCCCGACAGCGGGCTGAGCGATTTGCTCGCGGAGGGCAAGGAGCAGAAATTAAGAGCCTACTGCAAGGGCCGGGATTTGCTCGATCTTGTGCAGGATTTTGACTTGAAAGGCGTACCGGCAGGCGCATTCACGGCGCTTCTACGCAAATTGCCGCCGAGACTGTATTCGATCTCCAGCAGCGCGCAAGCCTATCCGGAAGAGGTTCATCTCACTATACGTAAGGTGCATTACGAGAACGAGGGAAGAGTACGCTACGGCGTCGCCTCGACTTATGTGTCTGAGCGGCTCGAACCGGGTCAGACGCTGCCGATTTTCGTGCAGGATAATCCGAACTTCAAGCTGCCGGCGGATTCGGACACGCCGATTATAATGATCGGACCTGGCACCGGCGTCGCACCGTTCCGCGCGTTCCTGGGCGAACGCGAAGAGCTCGGCGCGGAAGGGAAGACGTGGCTGTTCTACGGCGATCAGCATTTTTCGTCGGATTTCCTCTATCAGGTGGAATGGCAGCGCTGGCTAAAGGACGGCGTGCTGACGCGGATGGACGTTGCTTTCTCGCGGGACACGGATCAGAAGGTCTACGTGCAGCATCGGATGCTGGAAAATAGTAAAGAAGTCTATCAATGGCTGGAAGAGGGAGCCGTCGTCTATATCTGCGGAGACGAGAAGCGCATGGCGCATGACGTACACGCCGCCTTGCTTACGATTCTTAAGCAAGAAGGCGGTTTGAATGACGAGGATGCGGCTGCGTATCTGAGCAAGCTGCAGCAAGAGAAACGCTATCAGCGAGATGTGTATTGA